A window of the Dyadobacter pollutisoli genome harbors these coding sequences:
- a CDS encoding C1q-like domain-containing protein has product MKKLILLITALVFHHTIFAQGVGINTTSPDPSAALDIQSTNKGILIPKVSLTSLIDKTTITAPANGLLVYNTNPNLKNGVGFYFNANTPVSPDWRAVSDWKLPYYGADSEPAAAFLIENYHGGSNSSAIKGYSAGSGTGVHARSDAGVALKAEGGVKIFGNGQAPGVGKVLTSDAQGNATWEGGVAFRASGMAGGGSEKIGKNIYSKIPFSVENYDIGNNYNNINGNPHNVFIAPVKGIYHFDVQVGWVSPDWETDNFVVLSIFKSKDGSSSPQVSSPFYSNGDNRGDVSVDLELEPGDGIYTAIFQSTFDYLDLTPHSYFCGRLVMKL; this is encoded by the coding sequence ATGAAAAAGCTCATACTACTGATTACCGCACTAGTTTTTCATCACACGATTTTCGCACAAGGCGTTGGTATTAATACCACCTCACCCGACCCGAGTGCTGCACTGGATATTCAAAGTACCAATAAAGGAATCCTCATTCCCAAAGTGTCGCTGACTTCGCTTATCGACAAAACTACCATAACTGCCCCTGCAAACGGTTTGCTGGTTTACAATACAAATCCAAACCTGAAAAATGGCGTCGGTTTCTACTTTAACGCAAATACACCTGTTTCCCCTGATTGGCGGGCGGTTTCCGATTGGAAATTACCCTACTATGGCGCTGATTCAGAACCTGCCGCCGCTTTTCTGATTGAAAATTACCATGGCGGATCAAATTCCTCGGCGATCAAAGGTTACAGTGCAGGAAGCGGAACCGGCGTTCATGCCAGAAGTGACGCAGGAGTTGCTTTAAAGGCAGAAGGCGGTGTGAAGATATTCGGGAATGGACAGGCTCCGGGCGTTGGGAAGGTACTGACGAGTGATGCTCAGGGGAATGCGACTTGGGAAGGTGGAGTTGCATTTAGGGCTAGTGGTATGGCCGGCGGAGGAAGCGAAAAAATAGGAAAGAATATCTATTCAAAGATTCCTTTTTCGGTCGAGAATTATGACATTGGCAATAACTATAACAACATAAATGGAAATCCGCATAATGTTTTTATTGCTCCTGTAAAGGGAATTTATCATTTTGATGTACAAGTTGGCTGGGTTAGCCCAGATTGGGAAACCGATAACTTTGTTGTGTTGTCGATATTTAAATCGAAGGATGGAAGTTCGTCTCCACAAGTTTCCAGTCCTTTCTATTCTAACGGTGACAACCGTGGAGATGTGTCCGTTGACTTAGAATTGGAACCGGGAGACGGAATATATACCGCAATTTTTCAGTCAACTTTTGACTACCTGGATTTGACACCTCACTCCTATTTTTGTGGAAGATTGGTGATGAAGCTTTAA